A single region of the Geobacillus subterraneus genome encodes:
- a CDS encoding metal-sulfur cluster assembly factor — MDVRELALQQLKTVIDPELGINVVDLGLIYDLKIEDGHINVLMTLTTPGCPLHDSIAGGVKRVLEQIDGVRDVRVQVTWNPPWTPERMSEDALRQLGHFS, encoded by the coding sequence ATGGATGTCCGCGAACTTGCCCTGCAACAGCTGAAAACAGTCATAGATCCGGAGCTTGGCATTAACGTTGTCGATTTAGGATTGATTTATGACTTAAAAATCGAGGATGGGCATATCAATGTCCTGATGACGCTCACGACCCCGGGCTGCCCGCTTCACGACTCGATCGCCGGCGGCGTCAAACGGGTGCTTGAACAAATCGACGGCGTCCGCGACGTGCGCGTCCAAGTGACATGGAATCCGCCATGGACGCCGGAGCGGATGAGCGAAGACGCGCTCCGGCAGCTTGGGCATTTTTCCTGA
- a CDS encoding Fic family protein — protein MFAKIDELKQRLDALRPLPPGLVKNLRESFRIEWTYHSNAIEGNTLTLLETKLVIEEGITIGGKRLKEHLEAINHAEAIDFIEELVANKEHLTEHVLKQVHYLVLKSIDNENAGKYRTYNVRISGSSYTPPHFLHIQDEMNQLFSWYETNQYALHPIELAARFHFQLVSIHPFADGNGRTARLMMNFILMQHGYPPAIVKANPEQRRKYYETLEKASVEGEVTPFIQLIAACVEESLRHYLYALGMEDE, from the coding sequence ATGTTTGCTAAAATCGACGAGCTGAAACAACGGTTGGATGCGTTGCGCCCTTTGCCTCCAGGGTTGGTGAAAAACTTGCGGGAATCATTTCGGATCGAATGGACGTACCATTCGAACGCCATCGAAGGCAATACGTTAACCTTGCTGGAAACAAAGCTAGTCATAGAAGAAGGGATTACCATTGGCGGGAAACGGCTTAAGGAACATTTGGAAGCTATTAACCATGCGGAGGCGATTGACTTTATTGAAGAGTTAGTCGCAAACAAAGAACATTTGACTGAGCACGTGTTGAAACAGGTCCATTATTTAGTCTTAAAGAGCATTGACAATGAAAATGCCGGGAAATATCGAACATACAATGTGCGCATTTCCGGCAGCTCGTACACCCCCCCTCACTTTTTGCATATACAAGATGAAATGAATCAATTGTTTTCTTGGTATGAAACGAATCAATATGCTCTTCATCCAATCGAACTGGCGGCTCGTTTCCATTTTCAGCTCGTATCCATTCATCCATTTGCTGACGGAAATGGACGAACTGCCCGCTTAATGATGAATTTCATTTTAATGCAGCATGGCTATCCGCCCGCTATTGTGAAAGCAAACCCAGAACAGCGCCGGAAGTATTACGAAACGCTGGAAAAAGCGAGCGTCGAGGGTGAGGTTACTCCGTTCATTCAACTGATCGCCGCATGTGTCGAAGAAAGCTTGCGCCACTATTTGTACGCGTTAGGGATGGAAGACGAATGA